From the Quercus lobata isolate SW786 chromosome 6, ValleyOak3.0 Primary Assembly, whole genome shotgun sequence genome, one window contains:
- the LOC115994833 gene encoding cyclin-T1-4-like, producing MSFVRNFSLQGGVANDDYWSSFTRNNFINNNRSKTRNNYNNRNFSNNKDYSGKFWQQNENFHHMKTGNSHYVNPDNYTHVNPNGASAPSLKRRKFSASTWGGSGRHYVQSIAYDQAPLTCNNTFPPIRSNVEASMATGCKRDRSHLEDEEPVFLSRDEIERCSPSRKDGIDALREAHLRYSYCTFLQNLGLHLELPQTTIGTAMVLCHRFFVRQSHASHDRFLIATAALFLASKSEETPRPLNNVVRASCEIFHKQDISFLSYLLPTDWFEQYRERVIEAEHVILSTLNFELNVQHPYAPLTSILNKFGLSKSVLVSLALNLVSEGLRSSLWLQFKPHHIAAGAAYLAAKFLNLDLSSHQNIWQEFQTTPAIVQDVSQQLMELF from the exons ATGTCTTTTGTACGGAATTTCAGTTTGCAAGGAGGCGTTGCCAATGATGACTATTGGTCCTCCTTCACTAGGAACAACTTTATCAACAACAATAGGAGCAAGACTAGGAACAATTATAACAATAGGAATTTTAGCAATAACAAAGACTACTCGGGGAAATTTTGGCAGCAAAATGAAAACTTTCATCATATGAAAACTGGCAATTCCCATTATGTCAACCCTGATAATTACACTCATGTTAATCCTAACGGCGCAAGTGCACCGTctttgaaaagaagaaaattttcagCCTCTACTTGGGGAGGTAGTGGGAGACACTATGTGCAGTCTATCGCATATGACCAAGCCCCTTTAACCTGTAACAACACTTTCCCTCCTATTCGATCTAATGTGGAGGCCTCTATGGCTACCGGCTGTAAACGTGATCGTTCACATTTAGAAGATGAAGAACCAGTATTCTTGTCACGGGATGAGATTGAAAGGTGCTCCCCGTCAAGGAAAGATGGTATTGATGCACTTCGTGAAGCACATTTGCGTTACTCGTATTGCACCTTCCTTCAAAATCTTGGATTGCACCTAGAGTT GCCACAAACCACTATTGGCACTGCCATGGTTCTATGCCACCGTTTTTTTGTTCGGCAATCACATGCTTCCCATGATAGATTT TTGATTGCTACTGCTGCTCTATTTCTTGCTTCAAAGTCTGAGGAGACCCCACGCCCTTTGAACAATGTAGTGAGAGCTTCTTGTGAAATTTTCCATAAGCAGGATATTTCTTTCTTGTCCTATCTGCTCCCCACT GACTGGTTTGAGCAATATCGGGAGCGGGTGATTGAGGCTGAGCATGTGATACTGAGTACTCTAAATTTTGAGCTTAATGTGCAGCATCCATATGCTCCTCTTACATCCATTCTTAACAAATTTGGTCTTTCAAAATCTGTTTTGGTCAGTCTGGCATTAAACTTGGTCAGTGAAGG gCTTCGAAGCTCACTGTGGCTTCAATTTAAACCTCATCATATTGCTGCTGGAGCTGCCTACCTTGCTGCTAAATTTCTAAATTTGGACCTTTCTTCTCATCAAAATATATGGCAGGAGTTCCAAACAACACCAGCAATTGTTCAAG ATGTATCACAGCAGTTGATGGAGCTCTTCTGA
- the LOC115994963 gene encoding probable membrane-associated kinase regulator 1, which produces MGRRTERPSKSHTLPPSPSHSFSSSSSSDFEFTISLSPRRSSTTLCPADELFYKGQLLPLHTSPRLSMVRTLLLASSSTSSSSDTTTTASRDSTGSSNDSHSSFNSDLLLLAECDSSRPSSVTEDDEFKRLHNPNTQIKKPKYFSLSRFSSVFKKDPKTRDPDTVSGSSVKRTSSTAKEVIRKYLKKVKPLYEKLSQKQQQQQQKMGGGGGGLVTTSSTTARTVSLLAAKEHSDKISTRKESVSGLISQSFSGNLRYPRRKSCVSSCPSSMRSSPSHSGVLSRTGFMGTSTGTSKVGGMYNSDTSSMEELQSAIQGAIAHCKNSMIQNKTMVSNEI; this is translated from the coding sequence ATGGGCAGGAGAACAGAGAGACCCTCCAAATCCCACACACTCCCACCTTCACCATCCCACTCATTCTCATCCTCTTCCTCCTCAGACTTCGAGTTCaccatctctctctccccaCGCAGATCCTCCACCACTCTCTGCCCAGCCGACGAGCTCTTCTACAAAGGCCAACTCTTACCTCTCCACACCTCTCCTCGCCTCTCCATGGTCCGTACTCTCCTCTTAGCTTCCTCAAGCACCTCTTCCTCCTCagacaccaccaccaccgcctcTCGTGACTCCACAGGTAGCTCCAACGACTCTCACTCTTCCTTCAACAGCGACCTCTTATTGCTGGCCGAGTGTGACTCATCGAGACCCAGCTCAGTCACAGAGGACGACGAGTTCAAACGCCTTCACAACCCTAACACCCAGATCAAGAAACCCAAGTATTTCTCATTGTCAAGATTCTCATCTGTGTTCAAAAAAGATCCAAAGACACGTGACCCAGATACTGTATCCGGTTCATCAGTGAAAAGAACGAGCTCTACAGCCAAAGAGGTTATACGAAAGTATTTGAAGAAAGTGAAGCCTTTGTATGAAAAACTCTCCcaaaaacaacaacagcaacaacaaaaaatgggaggaggaggaggaggactTGTTACGACGAGTTCTACAACGGCAAGAACTGTGTCTTTGTTAGCTGCGAAAGAACACAGCGATAAGATCAGTACGAGGAAAGAAAGTGTTAGTGGATTAATCTCTCAATCTTTTTCGGGGAATTTGAGGTACCCACGTAGGAAAAGCTGTGTTTCGAGCTGTCCATCTTCGATGAGGTCCTCACCGAGCCATTCGGGTGTGCTTAGTCGAACCGGGTTCATGGGTACGAGTACAGGGACGAGTAAGGTTGGAGGAATGTATAACAGCGACACGTCGTCGATGGAGGAGTTACAGAGTGCAATTCAAGGTGCA